Proteins found in one Methylobacter sp. S3L5C genomic segment:
- the era gene encoding GTPase Era: MNCGFVALIGRPNVGKSTLMNHLLKQKISITSRKPQTTRHRILGINTTEAGQAIYMDTPGMHNNEKRALNRYLNRTAETTLLGVDVIVWLIDGLSWHEYDEVIFKKLEQAGLPVILAVNKVDKVKDKDAILAFFAEAQHRFPFEHLVPISALKRTNLDQLESLIMKLLPENDLIYPEDQITDRPERFLAAEIIREKLTRRLGDELPYALTVEMERYEELPHITKIYAIIWVERLTQKNIVIGKDGEMLKKVGTDARFDIEKLIGQKVYLQLWVKVKKNWSDNERAMQSLGFND; the protein is encoded by the coding sequence ATGAATTGCGGTTTCGTAGCACTAATAGGTCGCCCCAATGTTGGTAAATCTACGCTGATGAATCATTTGCTTAAGCAGAAAATCAGCATTACTTCTCGTAAGCCACAAACCACAAGGCATCGAATTCTGGGGATCAATACCACTGAAGCGGGCCAAGCCATTTATATGGATACGCCGGGCATGCACAACAATGAAAAAAGAGCCTTGAACCGGTATTTAAACCGTACGGCTGAAACAACATTGCTGGGCGTCGATGTGATTGTCTGGTTGATCGATGGCTTATCGTGGCATGAATATGATGAAGTCATCTTTAAAAAGCTGGAACAAGCCGGATTGCCGGTTATTCTTGCTGTCAATAAAGTCGACAAGGTAAAAGACAAAGATGCCATATTGGCTTTTTTTGCCGAAGCACAGCATCGCTTTCCCTTTGAGCATTTAGTGCCTATTTCAGCCTTAAAAAGAACCAATCTTGATCAACTGGAAAGTCTGATCATGAAGCTGTTACCGGAAAATGATTTAATTTATCCTGAAGATCAGATTACCGACCGGCCTGAGCGCTTTTTGGCTGCCGAAATTATCAGGGAAAAACTGACCAGACGTCTGGGTGATGAATTGCCTTATGCGCTAACGGTTGAAATGGAGCGCTATGAAGAACTGCCGCATATCACTAAAATCTATGCCATTATTTGGGTAGAACGGTTGACGCAAAAAAATATTGTGATTGGCAAGGATGGCGAAATGCTAAAAAAAGTCGGCACGGATGCACGCTTTGATATAGAAAAATTAATCGGACAAAAAGTTTATTTACAACTTTGGGTTAAAGTTAAAAAGAACTGGTCGGATAATGAACGCGCCATGCAAAGTCTGGGGTTTAATGACTGA
- the rnc gene encoding ribonuclease III, with protein MIKKPEVLCRKLGLKFNNPQFFTNALTHRSASSNNNERLEFLGDSILGFVIAQKLYDIFPEASEGVLSRLRASLVNQTSLAELAREHHLGDYLLMGSGELKSGGFRRDSILSDALEAIMGALFKDQGIEFCQQWIELLFAKKLSLLSLDNWQKDPKTQLQELMQSKKLVLPEYTLITMSGLAHEQMFKVKCTIPLIKETCVGTGISRKRAEQSAAELMLELLKKDSQ; from the coding sequence GTGATTAAAAAGCCCGAAGTTTTGTGTAGGAAACTGGGATTAAAATTTAATAATCCACAATTTTTTACTAATGCTTTAACCCATCGTAGTGCAAGTTCCAACAATAACGAAAGACTGGAGTTTTTAGGCGATTCAATTCTGGGATTTGTTATCGCCCAAAAATTGTATGATATTTTTCCCGAAGCCAGTGAAGGTGTTTTAAGTCGACTAAGAGCCAGTCTGGTCAACCAAACGTCATTGGCAGAATTAGCCAGGGAACATCATTTGGGAGACTATTTATTGATGGGCTCAGGCGAATTGAAAAGTGGTGGCTTTCGCCGCGACTCAATTTTGTCGGATGCACTGGAAGCCATTATGGGTGCATTATTTAAAGATCAGGGCATCGAATTTTGTCAACAATGGATCGAGTTGTTATTTGCAAAAAAACTAAGCCTGTTATCTTTGGATAACTGGCAAAAAGATCCAAAAACGCAACTGCAAGAATTGATGCAGTCAAAAAAACTGGTCTTACCCGAATATACCTTAATAACCATGTCAGGACTTGCCCACGAACAAATGTTTAAAGTTAAATGCACCATTCCGTTAATAAAAGAAACTTGTGTCGGTACAGGTATCTCCAGAAAAAGAGCCGAACAGTCGGCAGCAGAACTTATGCTCGAATTATTAAAGAAGGATAGTCAATGA
- the pdxJ gene encoding pyridoxine 5'-phosphate synthase, with amino-acid sequence MDKIHILLGVNIDHVATLRQARGMLYPEPVQAALVAEQAGADGITAHLREDRRHIQDRDIYLLKEMLHTRLNMEMAVTDEMINLAVKIKPYACCLVPEKREELTTEGGLDVLGSLQRTQLACDKLRAASIEVSLFIDPDEAQIDAAIKVGAPVVELHTGCYALAKTPEQQAKELTRIRQAAFYAHSAGLQVNAGHGLHFYNVEAICAIPEIVELNIGHAIIAQALFSGLAQTVKDLKHLMRQARLAIY; translated from the coding sequence ATGGACAAAATACATATCTTATTGGGCGTAAATATTGATCACGTAGCCACTCTCAGGCAAGCCAGAGGCATGCTTTATCCTGAACCGGTTCAGGCAGCACTGGTTGCCGAACAAGCGGGAGCAGACGGCATTACGGCGCATCTACGGGAAGACCGCAGGCATATTCAGGACAGGGATATTTATCTGTTAAAAGAGATGCTCCATACCCGCTTAAATATGGAAATGGCAGTAACTGATGAAATGATTAATCTTGCGGTTAAAATAAAACCTTACGCCTGCTGTCTGGTGCCTGAGAAACGAGAGGAATTAACAACTGAAGGTGGTCTGGATGTTTTAGGCAGCTTGCAGCGTACGCAATTGGCGTGTGATAAATTAAGAGCGGCAAGCATTGAAGTCTCTCTTTTTATTGACCCCGATGAAGCGCAGATTGATGCAGCGATAAAAGTCGGAGCACCCGTTGTTGAATTACATACGGGATGTTACGCGCTGGCTAAAACCCCAGAACAACAAGCCAAAGAACTGACGCGCATCAGGCAGGCGGCATTTTATGCGCATAGTGCAGGATTACAAGTCAACGCCGGTCATGGTTTGCATTTTTATAATGTCGAAGCTATCTGCGCAATACCGGAAATAGTCGAGCTTAATATTGGCCATGCCATTATCGCTCAAGCTTTATTTTCAGGCCTGGCTCAAACGGTTAAAGACTTAAAGCACCTAATGAGACAAGCCCGCTTAGCAATTTATTGA
- the lepB gene encoding signal peptidase I, translating to MDFDFSFYLLLATVVTGVIWGSYLLFLKSKGLIFDEKDEPVLVEYARSFFPIVLIVLLLRSFIAEPFRIPSGSMMPTLLVGDFILVNKFIYGIRLPVINKKIIELKEPQRGDIVVFRYPKDPAVDYIKRIIGLPGDKLVYSNKRLTVNDVPVEEVSLGRYQGLGQGEDMTGAEELLENLTGVEHSILIRNGTPTVEFVYVVPEGNYFAMGDNRDNSNDSRYWGPVPEANLVGKAFFIWMSWDWQDKGVGFSRIGTVLK from the coding sequence ATGGACTTTGACTTTTCTTTTTATCTTTTGCTGGCCACGGTAGTCACAGGTGTTATTTGGGGAAGTTATTTATTATTTCTCAAATCAAAAGGCCTCATTTTTGATGAAAAAGATGAACCTGTACTTGTTGAGTATGCGCGTTCCTTTTTTCCGATTGTGTTGATTGTGTTATTGCTTCGCTCATTTATAGCCGAGCCTTTTCGCATTCCTTCGGGATCAATGATGCCGACTTTACTGGTCGGTGATTTTATCTTGGTAAACAAGTTTATTTACGGCATACGTCTGCCCGTTATTAATAAGAAAATCATTGAACTGAAAGAGCCACAGCGTGGTGACATTGTCGTTTTTCGTTATCCTAAAGATCCTGCGGTCGATTACATAAAACGTATTATTGGCCTGCCTGGCGACAAACTTGTTTATAGCAATAAAAGATTAACCGTTAATGATGTGCCGGTTGAAGAAGTTTCATTAGGGCGTTATCAAGGTTTGGGTCAGGGTGAAGATATGACCGGTGCTGAAGAATTATTGGAAAATTTGACCGGTGTTGAACACAGCATTCTGATTAGAAACGGCACACCAACGGTTGAATTTGTTTATGTCGTTCCGGAAGGAAATTATTTTGCCATGGGCGACAACCGCGACAACAGCAATGATAGTCGTTACTGGGGACCGGTTCCTGAAGCCAATCTGGTTGGCAAAGCCTTCTTTATCTGGATGAGTTGGGATTGGCAAGATAAGGGTGTCGGTTTTAGTCGTATTGGCACGGTATTAAAATAA
- the lepA gene encoding translation elongation factor 4 — MDLKHIRNFSIIAHIDHGKSTLADRFIQICGGLSDREMSAQVLDTMDIEKERGITIKAQSVTLDFKAKDGETYQLNFIDTPGHVDFSYEVSRSLAACEGALLVVDVAQGVEAQSVANCYTAIEQGLEVVPVLNKIDLPSAEPERVLAEIEEVIGIAADEALMISAKTGLNVLDVLEQLVIKIPPPEGNIDGPLQALIIDSWFDSYLGVVSLVRIMHGSIRRKQKITIMSTGKSFIADKVGVFTPKRLEKDILNTGEVGYVVAGIKDIFGAPVGDTITWTDNPATEQLTGFQRVQPRVFAGLYPVSSDDYEDLREALNKLNLNDAALQFEPETSQALGFGFRCGFLGMLHMEIVQERLEREYNVDLITTAPTVIYEVITQTEQILMVDNPAKLPDGGTVKEIREPIIRANILVPQAYLGGVITLCIEKRGVQKDMQYVGRQVSLHYELPLSEVVLDFFDRLKSVSRGFASFDYEFLRFQPADLVKLDVLINAEKVDALSIIVHRDLSNNRGRDLVEKMKELIPRQMYEVAIQAAIGSKVIARSTVKALRKNVIAKCYGGDISRKKKLLEKQKAGKKRMKQVGNIEIPQEAFLAVLQLNKE; from the coding sequence GTGGATTTAAAACATATCAGAAATTTCTCCATTATCGCGCATATTGATCATGGTAAATCAACACTCGCGGATCGTTTTATTCAAATCTGTGGCGGATTAAGTGACAGGGAAATGTCAGCGCAAGTACTCGATACCATGGATATTGAAAAAGAGCGAGGCATCACGATTAAAGCCCAAAGTGTTACGCTGGACTTTAAAGCCAAAGATGGCGAAACCTATCAGCTTAATTTTATTGATACGCCGGGGCATGTTGATTTCTCTTATGAAGTATCCAGATCATTAGCGGCTTGTGAAGGTGCGCTGCTGGTTGTTGATGTAGCCCAAGGCGTTGAGGCGCAAAGTGTGGCAAACTGCTATACGGCAATTGAACAGGGACTGGAAGTGGTTCCGGTGCTGAACAAAATTGACTTACCTTCCGCCGAACCTGAACGCGTACTGGCTGAAATTGAAGAAGTCATCGGCATTGCCGCAGATGAGGCATTGATGATTAGTGCCAAGACCGGTCTTAATGTTCTGGATGTTTTGGAACAACTGGTTATTAAAATACCGCCACCGGAAGGCAACATTGACGGTCCGTTACAGGCATTAATTATTGATTCCTGGTTTGACAGTTATCTGGGCGTGGTGTCTTTAGTCAGAATTATGCATGGCAGTATTCGCAGAAAGCAGAAGATTACCATTATGTCTACCGGCAAGTCATTTATTGCTGATAAAGTCGGGGTTTTTACGCCCAAGCGTCTTGAAAAAGATATTTTAAATACCGGTGAAGTGGGTTATGTCGTTGCCGGTATTAAAGATATTTTTGGTGCGCCGGTTGGCGATACCATCACCTGGACAGATAATCCGGCTACCGAACAACTCACCGGTTTTCAACGGGTTCAGCCACGGGTTTTTGCCGGCTTGTATCCAGTCAGTTCCGATGATTACGAAGATTTGCGTGAAGCGCTTAACAAATTAAACCTTAATGACGCTGCCCTGCAATTTGAGCCGGAAACCTCACAGGCTTTAGGTTTTGGTTTTCGATGCGGGTTTTTAGGCATGTTGCATATGGAAATTGTGCAAGAACGTCTGGAAAGGGAATATAACGTTGATTTGATTACCACAGCACCAACTGTTATTTATGAAGTCATTACCCAGACTGAGCAGATATTGATGGTCGATAATCCGGCTAAACTACCTGATGGCGGTACGGTAAAGGAAATTAGGGAGCCCATTATTCGTGCCAATATTTTGGTACCGCAAGCTTATTTAGGCGGCGTTATTACGCTGTGTATTGAAAAACGTGGCGTACAAAAAGATATGCAGTACGTCGGCAGACAGGTTTCATTACATTATGAACTTCCGCTTAGTGAAGTAGTTTTGGATTTCTTTGATCGATTAAAGTCGGTGAGTCGGGGCTTTGCCTCGTTTGATTATGAGTTTTTACGTTTTCAACCGGCCGATTTGGTTAAACTGGATGTGTTGATTAATGCCGAAAAAGTGGATGCTCTGTCGATTATTGTGCATCGTGATTTAAGCAATAATCGGGGCCGCGATTTGGTTGAAAAAATGAAAGAGCTGATTCCTCGGCAAATGTATGAAGTTGCCATACAAGCGGCGATTGGCTCTAAAGTTATTGCCAGATCGACGGTTAAAGCCCTGCGCAAAAATGTTATCGCCAAGTGTTATGGCGGTGATATTAGTCGTAAGAAAAAATTGCTGGAAAAGCAAAAAGCCGGTAAAAAACGCATGAAACAAGTCGGTAATATTGAAATCCCTCAAGAAGCGTTCCTGGCTGTTTTACAGTTAAACAAAGAATAA
- a CDS encoding DNA ligase yields the protein MSAYQSAQNPLSFPPIKYFLIVLLLAIALPVVANEAPEIMLANTYHQNEDVSQFWVSEKLDGIRARWDGKQLISRGGSIFMAPAWFIQGFPDQPLDGELWMGRGHYQDVVSVVRKQSPDDSWKVVKFMVFDLPAHGGTFTESVEAMRQLATTPYLQVIEQFRVDSNKILMDKLDDLVRQGAEGLVLHRQNALYHSGRSDNLLKLKPFEDAEAIVIGYKPGKGKNTGLMGAIKVRMDDGKTFYIGSGFTEQQRKNPPALGSLVTYRYQGFTRSGIPRFAVFIRQRNE from the coding sequence ATGTCTGCTTATCAATCTGCACAAAACCCCCTTTCCTTCCCCCCTATCAAGTATTTTCTTATAGTGCTGCTATTGGCAATTGCATTGCCCGTTGTCGCGAATGAAGCGCCTGAGATAATGCTGGCCAATACTTATCATCAAAATGAGGATGTCTCGCAATTTTGGGTAAGTGAAAAACTTGATGGAATTCGAGCCAGATGGGACGGCAAACAACTCATTTCTCGCGGTGGCAGTATTTTTATGGCACCCGCATGGTTTATACAAGGCTTTCCTGACCAGCCGCTGGATGGTGAATTATGGATGGGGCGCGGGCATTATCAAGATGTTGTTTCGGTAGTTCGAAAGCAAAGCCCCGATGATAGTTGGAAAGTAGTCAAGTTTATGGTGTTTGATTTGCCTGCTCATGGCGGTACTTTTACCGAAAGTGTTGAAGCCATGCGCCAGTTGGCAACGACACCTTATCTGCAAGTGATTGAGCAGTTTCGTGTCGATTCCAACAAGATCTTGATGGACAAACTGGATGACTTGGTCAGGCAAGGCGCTGAGGGCTTGGTGTTGCATCGGCAAAATGCGCTTTATCATAGTGGCCGTAGTGATAATTTGCTTAAATTAAAACCCTTTGAAGATGCAGAAGCCATTGTTATTGGTTATAAACCCGGCAAGGGTAAAAACACCGGCTTAATGGGTGCTATTAAAGTGCGCATGGATGATGGCAAGACTTTTTACATTGGTAGTGGTTTTACTGAGCAACAACGGAAAAACCCGCCAGCGCTTGGAAGCTTGGTGACTTATCGATATCAGGGTTTTACTCGATCCGGAATACCTCGCTTTGCCGTATTTATAAGACAGCGGAATGAATAA
- a CDS encoding DUF4845 domain-containing protein, translating to MNRSHKHQQGLTFISLIFILGLIAFFVLLGLKIGPIYLNHSKVVSALAEIEKTPAIEEQSETEIRNSLGKRFNINYVDDVTQDDITITHQRNYLKVTIEYEVVSKIIGNLSVLVEFNDVIEVGKQ from the coding sequence ATGAACAGATCACATAAACATCAGCAAGGTTTAACATTTATCTCGCTTATTTTTATTCTTGGTCTCATCGCTTTTTTTGTTTTATTAGGCCTTAAAATAGGCCCGATTTACCTTAATCATAGCAAAGTAGTCAGCGCTCTAGCCGAGATTGAAAAAACCCCTGCTATTGAAGAACAAAGTGAAACTGAAATCAGAAACAGCCTGGGCAAGCGCTTTAATATTAATTATGTTGATGATGTTACTCAGGATGACATTACCATTACCCACCAAAGGAATTATTTAAAAGTGACTATTGAATACGAGGTTGTCAGTAAAATCATCGGTAATCTTAGCGTTTTAGTGGAATTTAATGATGTTATTGAGGTCGGTAAGCAGTGA
- the recO gene encoding DNA repair protein RecO: protein MTDRAVYLQPAFILQQRKFRETSLIIDVLTRDFGRVSLLAKGVRKAKSKTAGLLQPFIPLTLSYFGKSELKTLTDVEIIQPFPQLQGLAVYCGFYVNELIGCFLHQQDPHPEVFACYKTCLSGLSDSSKIEAALRIFELDLLDAVGYGLQLNHDYPDGSAIQPSTHYHFNAEQGPIEAADGSFSGKTLQALQLRQLTDPQVLAEAKTLMRKVIATHLNGKPLKSRAVINQIIQHL, encoded by the coding sequence ATGACTGATAGGGCCGTATATTTACAACCTGCCTTTATTCTGCAACAACGAAAATTTAGAGAAACCAGCCTTATTATTGATGTATTAACCCGAGATTTTGGCCGGGTTTCCTTACTGGCTAAAGGGGTAAGAAAAGCCAAATCCAAAACTGCAGGTCTGTTGCAACCTTTTATCCCGTTAACACTATCCTATTTTGGCAAGTCCGAGTTAAAAACACTGACTGATGTTGAAATAATACAACCATTCCCTCAGTTACAGGGTCTCGCCGTTTATTGCGGCTTTTATGTAAATGAACTGATCGGTTGTTTTTTGCATCAGCAAGATCCTCACCCGGAAGTATTTGCCTGTTATAAAACATGCTTATCCGGGCTTTCTGATAGCTCAAAAATAGAGGCGGCTCTACGTATTTTTGAACTGGATTTACTGGATGCCGTGGGCTACGGATTACAACTCAACCATGATTATCCTGATGGCAGCGCCATACAACCATCAACCCATTATCACTTCAATGCAGAACAAGGACCGATTGAAGCGGCTGATGGCTCTTTCTCCGGCAAGACCTTGCAGGCCTTACAGCTAAGACAACTCACCGACCCACAAGTACTGGCCGAAGCAAAAACACTGATGAGAAAAGTCATCGCCACTCATTTAAACGGTAAGCCTCTAAAAAGCCGGGCTGTCATTAACCAAATTATTCAACATCTATAA